From one Triticum urartu cultivar G1812 chromosome 3, Tu2.1, whole genome shotgun sequence genomic stretch:
- the LOC125544338 gene encoding uncharacterized protein LOC125544338, with the protein MAGLYEKPSETYAKKRPRYPKEWFSMLASLTAGHHRAWDAGCGTGQASVSIAEHYDGVVATDVSEGQLRHAIAHPKVRYLHTPEDLPEDDLVALVGGEGSLDLVIVATAIHWFDVPLFYAVVNRVLRRPGGVLAVWGYNYDIHPFGDKLQGTLYPAMRPYMDPRTRLAMERYRQLPFPFEPVGVGREGEPADVDMEAEMTLEDLAGFVMTGSVATTAREKGVDLEALVKGVMKEVEEGWGDRPTVPRKLVFKAFMLAGRPR; encoded by the exons ATGGCGGGGCTGTATGAGAAACCGTCGGAGACGTACGCCAAGAAGCGGCCGCGGTACCCCAAGGAGTGGTTCTCCATGCTCGCCTCCCTCACCGCCGGCCACCACCGCGCCTGGGACGCCGGCTGCGGCACCGGCCAGGCCTCCGTCAGC ATCGCGGAGCACTACGACGGCGTGGTCGCGACGGACGTGAGCGAGGGCCAGCTCCGCCACGCCATCGCGCACCCCAAGGTGCGGTACCTGCACACGCCGGAGGACCTCCCGGAGGACGACCTCGTCGCCCTGGTCGGCGGCGAGGGCTCCCTGGACCTGGTCATCGTGGCGACCGCGATCCACTGGTTCGACGTCCCGCTCTTCTACGCCGTGGTGAACCGCGTCCTCAGGAGGCCAGGCGGCGTCCTCGCCGTGTGGGGGTACAACTACGACATCCACCCGTTCGGGGACAAGCTGCAGGGGACGCTGTACCCGGCCATGCGGCCGTACATGGACCCGAGGACGAGGCTGGCCATGGAGCGGTACCGCCAGCTGCCGTTCCCGTTCGAGCCCGTCGGGGTGGGCCGCGAGGGCGAGCCGGCCGACGTCGACATGGAGGCGGAGATGACGCTGGAGGACCTGGCCGGGTTCGTGATGACCGGCTCCGTCGCGACCACGGCTAGGGAGAAAGGGGTGGACCTGGAGGCGCTGGTGAAGGGTGTGATGAAGGAGGTGGAAGAGGGGTGGGGGGATCGGCCGACGGTGCCCAGGAAGCTTGTGTTCAAGGCCTTCATGCTGGCTGGGAGGCCCAGGTGA
- the LOC125544339 gene encoding MRN complex-interacting protein, translating into MATLFLALQCVECSTMQVKQQKKSSNKWACAVCNRRQSVIRVHARGYRAADLRRFVQDANLARGRGAPVREADWDPPAAGDQQHETPRERKRMDWSEYLDDTTGERHGGRGSADSRDDGVEVTTELPQERPKAPSLKRPPKAQLGVAGKRPKPPINPSLSKMQQMEQGPTSSTVCSATSTAEAQRSKFSKYLDSSFFEDRNQEGSGLHWTDLDESAPTTEVVVGDEVHPDFM; encoded by the exons ATGGCGACTCTCTTCCTCGCCCTACAGTGCGTGGAATGCTCCACCATGCAG GTGAAGCAGCAGAAGAAGAGCAGCAACAAGTGGGCGTGCGCGGTGTGCAACCGGCGCCAGTCCGTGATCCGCGTGCACGCCCGCGGCTACCGCGCCGCCGACCTGCGCCGCTTCGTCCAGGACGCCAACCTCGCGCGCGGCCGCGGCGCGCCGGTGCGCGAGGCGGACTGGGACCCGCCGGCGGCCGGGGATCAGCAACACGAGACCCCGAGGGAGAGGAAGCGGATGGATTGGTCCGAGTACCTGGACGACACCACCGGGGAGCGTCATGGCGGCCGCGGCTCTGCTGATTCCCGTGATGATG GGGTTGAAGTGACAACTGAGTTACCCCAGGAAAGACCTAAAGCTCCTTCCTTGAAGAGGCCCCCAAAAGCCCAATTGGGTGTAGCTGGAAAGAGGCCCAAGCCACCAATCAACCCCTCTTTATCCAAGATGCAGCAAATGGAACAAGGTCCAACTTCCTCAACTGTCTGCTCTGCAACTTCTACTGCTGAAG CACAAAGATCAAAGTTCAGCAAGTATTTGGACAGTAGCTTCTTTGAAGATAGAAATCAGGAGGGTTCTGGGCTCCATTGGACTGACCTTGATGAAAGTGCTCCCACTACTGAGGTAGTGGTGGGTGATGAGGTACACCCTGATTTCATGTGA
- the LOC125544337 gene encoding violaxanthin de-epoxidase, chloroplastic, which produces MATALPTSAAAATATAAVRIFQPTRFRLPRTSSVLARKRSASRRLSGITCSPGIASVAGQATSPEDAVRIVAVVGDGSISPLKDTPWDEVMRHTADRLKWVDEGFEMLVFTDKWIDHDDLKKELSRCDMLVNVAITGQESVQWLMDNSKNIPNVLCFQSSPSLVNKLGGTYVQYTGEQDFFGKLINVGKPSGTEESTEVLKTISNAWERHNSDDIRFCLLVVVNAYIRPVAMLKNLRAKGLSTLGCMITNCGPQILNCLFDPDCRKAIQCLNSCSPTDQVCNYRCIASYESPHLEAFSLCVLQKHNCLELNAEIPSKPSVTPLSMFRELKLSHEVAEDLFVGWLDGLEWSWRVVAGQNPAYDQFPCQYQLFYRGKAKGSFWYEPIFQVRTLEGKLVWRRRKYRVRRASTPGTFYFSVLDNGVVSKEFWTVVDVSDDFGWGLFHYHGAAQAAGQSYTGAVLVTPDGSYPDGDNPRLDSALEKCGIKKWELYMVDNCSCTGAPLGTPEGSRLHYQIAPGKEAGIMQRI; this is translated from the exons ATGGCGACCGCTCTCCCAacctccgctgccgccgccaccgccaccgccgccgttcGGATCTTCCAACCGACCCGGTTCCGCCTCCCTAGAACCTCTTCCGTGCTTGCCCGCAAGCGTTCCGCTAGTCGCCGCCTCTCCGGCATCACCTGCTCTCCCGGGATTGCCAGCGTCGCCGGCCAAGCCACGTCCCCGGAGGACGCCGTCCGCATCGTGGCCGTCGTCGGCGACGGAAGCATCAGCCCGCTCAAGGATACGCCATGGGACGAGGTTATGCGCCATACG GCTGATAGGTTGAAGTGGGTTGATGAAGGATTTGAAATGCTTGTATTCACTGACAAGTGGATTGACCATGATGATCTTAAGAAAGAGTTGTCTCGCTGTGATATGCTAGTCAATGTTGCAATAACAGGCCAGGAGTCTGTTCAGTGGCTTATGGATAACAGCAAGAACATACCGAATGTACTTTGCTTTCAGTCATCTCCGTCCTTAGTAAACAAGCTAGGTGGCACGTATGTTCAATACACGGGAGAACAGGACTTCTTTGGCAAGCTAATCAATGTTGGAAAACCAAGTGGAACAGAGGAATCAACTGAAGTCCTCAAGACGATATCCAATGCCTGGGAAAGGCACAACTCAGATGACATTAGGTTTTGCTTACTTGTTGTGGTTAATGCATACATAAGACCGGTGGCTATGCTGAAAAACCTTAGGGCAAAAGGTCTGTCTACCCTAGGCTGTATGATAACAAACTGCGGTCCTCAAATACTGAATTGTTTGTTTGATCCCGACTGTAGGAAAGCCATTCAATGTCTGAATTCTTGCTCTCCAACCGACCAGGTCTGTAACTATCGCTGCATTGCATCGTACGAGAGTCCACATCTAGAGGCTTTTTCCCTCTGTGTTTTGCAAAAGCACAACTGCCTTGAGCTCAATGCTGAGATCCCTAGTAAGCCCTCTGTGACCCCACTATCAATGTTCAGAGAACTAAAGCTTAGCCATGAAGTTGCAGAAGACCTGTTTGTCGGTTGGCTGGACGGCTTGGAGTGGAGCTGGAGAGTTGTAGCTGGACAAAATCCAGCATATGACCAATTCCCATGCCAGTACCAATTATTCTACAGAGGGAAAGCTAAAGGTTCATTTTGGTACGAGCCAATTTTTCAAGTCAGAACCCTGGAAGGAAAGCTGGTTTGGAGGCGTAGAAAGTACAGAGTGAGAAGAGCTAGCACCCCTGGTACATTTTATTTCAGTGTGCTGGATAATGGTGTGGTTTCGAAAGAGTTTTGGACAGTTGTTGATGTTTCGGATGATTTCGGCTGGGGTCTGTTCCATTACCATGGAGCTGCTCAGGCTGCTGGACAATCATACACTGGAGCAGTGCTTGTTACCCCTGATGGGTCTTATCCTGACGGGGACAACCCAAGATTGGACTCTGCTTTGGAGAAATGTGGTATCAAGAAATGGGAGCTTTATATGGTTGACAACTGCTCCTGCACGGGCGCGCCTTTGGGAACCCCCGAAGGTTCACGGCTGCATTACCAGATCGCTCCAGGAAAAGAAGCTGGCATTATGCAGAGAATATGA